From the genome of Sporomusa sphaeroides DSM 2875:
TCCATTTCTTTACGTTGCTGAGGTGTCATACTACAATACTCTTCAAGCTTTTGCTGATTATATCCATCCATGAGATACTCGGCTTGTCCGTTTTCTAAGCGGCTGACAGCTTCGGCCTGCTGTTTAGGGGTGGCACTGCATGCTACAGCAAAACCCTGCATCAGCGGGACCTTTCCTGCTGCTACTGCGTCGATTAATTCTGGTGCAGCTTTTTGCACCAATTCTTTGGCACATTCAATTTTAGAGTCTGTTGGTTCGAAGATAGTGATAGGTTTTTGAACGGCTTGGCGGGGATATGTTTTTCCGTCTGCGCCGGTTGAGGTGTTGCATTGCAACAACTGTCCTTGATCTTCCATTCGTTGTCGTGTTCGACTGACGGTCGAATTATCGACACCCAAACTTACTGCAATCTGCCTGTCGCTCTTTTCCGGCGTCTCCAGCAACTGCTGGCGAATCAACTCTTGCCGCTGCTCCCTAGTCAGATGCCTTCGGGCCATATTAAGTTTGCGGGCATGTTCGCGTTTTTGTTCTTCCGTCATACCTACTCGCACAACTCGCGGCCAATCTTTTAAGCCGAGTTCAGTGCAAATTTTTATGCGATGATGTCCATCAAGAATATTGCCATCTTCGTCATACTCAACCGGCACCATCATGCCACGCTTTTGAATGTCTACTTTAAGTTCAGTGTAGTCATCGGGTGATAAATCCGGCATAACCTGGTATGTATTGCTCAAATGCTTGCCCTCCTTTTATGATTACCGTGCTGCCTTCCGAACCTTATCTGGCGGCCTCCCTTTGTATTTACGCTCATTGCTTGCAGTCTTTATGAAGCGGTTTGCTCTAATTGGCACAGGCATTGTAGCCGCGATTTCTGCTGCGCTATGTATTGCGATTTGCCTTAATACTTCCAAAGCAGCGTCAACATGAATTCTTACATGGCAGTTACCTGCCGTTTTTAAGTGCGGTAATTGTCCTTGCTTAACCATTGCACGAATAACTTTTTCTGGCAGATTTGTACGTTTTGCAAAATCCGAGATCGTTTCCGTGATTGGAGTCATTTAGATTCACCTACTTTATGCCGATTTACCAATAAACTGGATTTTAATTTCTAAAATCTCACAAGCTCTTTGAATAGAGTCCTCGTTCCAACGCTTATCCCCTTTGCGGTTAATTAGGTTATATGTATATTGAAGCGAAAAGCCCATTTTATCTGCAAACGTTGAAACATTCATGCCTTGTGACTTAAGCTCGTTTTTTACTACTTCACAAAAATCATTCATAAATTCACCTCCCTGTTGCTAATACTAACTTATATGATTAGTATTAGCAATCGCGATATTAAGCGCAAAGATTAGTATTATGTACCTAATCCTCTTAAATTCTCCAATTTGCTTAGTTTTTCTCCATTTATTAACTTTTGGGATTATTGCATTATCCTATTAGATTAGTTATACTAAATACATAGATTAGATTTGGAGTGAGTAAATATGAAATATCCCAATAACTTAAGGGAAATTCGTAAAGACAAAACCGTAAAAGCTACTGACCTTGCTGATTTACTTGAAGTAACATTTCAGCATTATTACGCCCTTGAGCGTGGCGATCGACAATTATCATCTCAGCAACTTGTTAAGCTTGCAAAATTTCTCCAAATAACAACCGATGAAATTGTAAATTATGAACCTGAAGAAAACAGTGAAACAAACGAAAAGCTCCAGAGACAAAAATCTCTAGAGCAAGATAATAGTGATCCTTATTTTCGTATTACACAAGACGCAAAGAAAAATGGCATACCTCCTGAAGACTTTGCTATGGCACTTGACTTTGTAAAAAGATTTAAGAACAAAGGATAATAACCTATGGATAACCGGTATGTAACCAAATCTGATTTATATCATTCAGTTGACCATATTATTGATTTGATGAATATCACAATAAATGATACCTCTTATCCGTTAGACTCAATTAATTTGGCCCATACTTTTTGCAATAATTTGGAACTAGTAACCCTTCCTTTTCCTTCCACTGCAATATGTGGAGTCTTATGCAAAGACGAGTCACGTACTGCCATTGCTCTTAATAAAAACCGGGAAGACGCTATGCGAAATTTTGATTGTATGCATGAGTTGGTTCATTATTTTTTACACGATGATACAGAATTTAGATGTATATGCCCTGATAAATCACAGGTAAAACAGAATAACTTTATTGAATGGCAAGCAAATGAAGGCGCTGCACAGGCATTAGTTCCATATCAAATTTTCATTCCTGAATTTGTTAAGCTTTCTAGAAATTATGCACGTTCTGCTTGGGACATGGCCGGCATTACTATCGAATTAGCTCACAATTTTTATGTTTCGCCTCAAGTTATTCGTAATCGTATTAATAATCTCGAATACGAAATTAAACAATACCTTGATGGAATACCAATTGAGAAAATTACACTACTTTCTAAAAACCAAATTACCAAACGAGGTTTACACAAAAAAAGCACCGCTATATTTAGTTATTGCACAAAATGTCTTTCTGTTGTCTCAGATATCAATAATTATTGCTCTATTTGCGGTACTAACTTAAAAGAACCGATTAATAATTTCTATGATTTTAGAGTGTGGAAAGGAGTAGGCTATATGAAATATGACGGTATTCAAATCGATCAAAAATATAAGGCGATCATCTGCCCCAGGTGCAATAATGAAGAAATTGAACCTGAGGGAAACTATTGCAAGATATGTGGGATTGACCTTGTTAACAAGTGTGCTGGTTACTTAGTAGGAGATGGTTACCACGAGGAATGGATATCTGGATGTAGTGCCATTCTAGACGGTAAATCACGTAATTGTCCCTTTTGCGGTAAACCCTCATCTTTTTACAACTTAAAACTGTTACGGGATTGGAATTATCGAGAAGATGACGATTATATCCCTTTTTAATTAAACCTTTGCGGAGGATATTTTGATGGCAACTAAACGCCCGTATGGCGAAGGAACGTTTTATTTTGATGAAGCAAAACAGTTGTATCGTGCAATGCTTGTTTCTCCGTCTGGTAAACGTTTAACTAAGGCATCTAAAAACGAAGAAATCGTGAAAGACTGGCTCAATGAGCAGCGATTATTAGTTGGCCGAAATCAACATGTTGATCCTATTGGTATAACCCTTTTGGAATGGGCAACATCCTGGGTAGACACATATTCGCGTCCCAATGTAAGGCAACGCACACATGAACGCAATTTGTCATTACTAAACCACTTGGAGCCCATTGCCGGAACAACTTTGCAAAAATTAACACCAACACAGATTCAAAGCTTGTATAATGATATGGCAGATGAAGGTTATGCTAGCGGGACTATAAAACATGTCCATAAGCTACTGAATGGTATATTAAAACAAGCCGTAGCCAATCGATATATAATGATTAACCCTCTCCAGCAAGGGGTTAAACCACCTCGCATAGTGCGTGATGAAATCGAAATATTTACAGTTGCAGAAATTGAATTACTTTTGCAATTAGCACAGCAAAATAATCCCCGCCTTTATCCGGCTTTACTTCTAGCAGTTACGACCGGTATGCGGCTGGGTGAGGTTCTTGGTATCAGATGGCAAGATATCGATCTAACCAATAGTACATTGCAGGTACGCCAAAGTTTACAAATGACTGGTATTGGGATCATCTTTGAACCTCCTAAAACAGAAAAAGGCAAACGGAAAATCCCGCTACCGCAACAAATGGTATTAGCGCTTAAAGAATATCGCAAATTATGGTCTGAAAGTAAAATTAAGCACGCGCATAATACCTGCAGTAAATGCAATACGACTGGTAAGCTCGTAGACGATGGCAACAAAAATATAATTTCTTATGAGTGTCCAAGTTGCGACCACGCATGGTTATATGCAAATGATTTGGTATTTGTATCAAATACCCATACCCCTCTTCACCCGAAAAACTTCACCGTTCGCTTTTGGCATAAACTCCAAACTGATGCTGAATTTCATATGAATGAATTTAAGCCTGAGCCATTACGAACTAAAGAAAAATATAAAGTAACATTAGAAAATTGCCGCATGCAAGCAGATTGGCAACAATTTAATCTAAGAAATTTCCATGCTTTGCGGCACACCTACGCCACCACCCTGCTGACCTCCGGCGTTCCAATTGTCGATGTATCCCGTGTTTTGGGACATGCCAAGGTATCTACTACCCTGGATATATACGGCCATGCTATACCGGAAAACTCAAAAGTAATTGCTGATAAAATTGCAAATGCGTTTCTAAAATAAAGAAAGACAGCCCCCGTAAAAGGGGCTGTCTTTTCGTCTATTTGCACACCATTTATTAAATCTGCACACCGATTGCACACCTAAATATAAAACGGGCTTCCGGAATCACCCGAGAACCCGCGATTTTACTGGAGCGGGCAACGAGATTCGAACTCGCGACCCACGGCTTGGGAAGCCGGTACTCTACCACTGAGCTACGCCCGCACATGTAATACATAGAAAATATAAGGTTATGAGCATTTTATTCCTTTAGGTCGTAAACAGTTACGGTTCAGGAAGCCGATGCTCTCGTTCTCATGAAGAATTATAGCATACATAAAGTCTTGACGCAAGGCAAACCATGTCGGTATGTGTTTAGCTCGTGATAATGTTACCTCGCGGATTATCGCGATAAATATCACTATGAAAGAGCGTCGACAACATTGAAGGCTGGTTATAGATAGGTTTTGAAAATGAGGTAACATTTTTGTCTTAGGTGCAATGAAGCTCTGATACACATGTCGTAAAGGAAGCCTCGTTTGCCTCTATTCCTTATTGTTGTCTGGCTTCATAGCAGGTTTAGCAATAAATGAAGTCTGTTCTGAAGCTTGTTTTACCTTTGCTTTGGCTTTATCTTCGACATTCTCAATTAGTACCATAATTGCCCTCATTACTCCTGCAGCAATAAATATGACTAAGAAGCTACTAGTAAGCGTCCAACCCGGAAAGCCTTTAAATATGCCGAGATATTCAAATAGCGGTAATATGCCATAAAAAATTAAACTCGAACCAATTAAATTAGCGACCCAAAACTGTTTCCAACTATTCGAGTATTGGTAAACCATCATAAAGGTAAGAGGGGTGACAGTCAAGTCATGAACAAATATGTCAGGTGCTATTGGAAATAAGCTAACGGCATAAACCCAACGCCCTAAATTGATAGCCATAACTACGTCCAGAATTACTCTTGAGACGGCTACCAGCGAACCATATAACAATAAAGTCTTAAGTCTTGCCTTATCAACCAATATCCACCAAAGAGTATACATGGTGATTACCAAGCCAACAAGCAACCACCAACGAGTCGTAAACACATTTTCTAACCAAGCCGCATAAACGATACTGTATTGTTCTAATCGTAAGTTATGAATTACATTTGTGTAGTCGGCCACTTTAACCCCTCGCTTTTATTCAGCATCCAAAATTCACTATTTTATGAACTTCACAAAAACGCCATATAGCATATGTCCTACACCTGAACCCGCTCGATACACTTCTTCATGCCCTCATTGTACATAAACAATATTTAGTATCTAAATACTAGGACTGAACTATTCATATAAATAAGTTTTAATTCTACCATTTTGGCTATTTGGGACATAGGATTTACATTTGTATTGCAATATCGCTTTTAACAGGAAATGTCCCCAATTTGTTGGACAGTATGATATACGGTCTACAAATTGGGGACATTTTAAATCAAAAGGTTTTTTATCTACACTCTCTATTGCTTACCCATTCTCATTTAAACCCGGACAATACTACCGGGGGCAAGACGATGATATTCCAGCGCTTCCCGGTCTGTCATGTCTTTGAAGTCTTTATAATAGCTGCCTACTGCGGCATATACATCCCGCTTGCCAATACACACAACCTCAACGTGTTCCTTTAGCAGCCCATTGATAGTATCAGTGGGAGCCACCGGTACAGCCACCGTTATGCTGGTGGGGTTCCACTTTTTAAGCCATTTGACGGAAGCCAGCATAGTATAGCCGGTAGCAATGCCATCATCAACAAGGACAATATCGCGATCCTTTACCTCATGATTTTTTATAAGCATAGCTTCGTAATTTTTACTCCGTTCTTCAAACACCTTGCGGGCTTCGGCAACGAGTTGGTCAAAATTCTCCTGCTTAACACCAATGCCGGTAACATATTGATTGTCATGAATCAAGCTGCCATCAGGCATAATGGCACCGATGGCTATTTTGGGGTTAAGCGGATGCCCAATCTTTTTAGCAACAAGAATACCCATTTTAGCTTGTAATTTTGCCGCAATGGGTGATGCCACCGCTATCCCACCACGGGGAACTGCCACTATATATGGTTTCTTCAAACTATGTGCGGCTAATTGTTCTGCCAGCATTTTCCCGGCATGAATACGGTCATCAAACATAGCTTCCCCTCCTTCTTATTCGTAATTATAGGATTTGTGGCTGCCGTAATTTTAATACAAAAAAAGCATCTGACTAAAATGTTTTTTTAGTCAAAATGCCTGTAAACAACTTTCGCATAGTGAAAAACGTCAAAATATATTAAAAGAGACCTTGCAATCGCAAGGTCTCTTTGTGGTGCCTCAGGGCAGAATCGAACTGCCGACACGAGGATTTTCAGTCCTCTGCTCTACCGACTGAGCTACCGAGGCATTTAAACAAGTGGCGACCCGGAAGGGACTTGAACCCTCGATCTCCGCCGTGACAGGGCGGCATGTTAACCACTACACCACCGGGCCTTGATTGACAGATATCATTATATCTTATGGGCTATTATTAGTCAAGCTTCTGTATACCCTCTTTTGGCTACCGGTTTCCCTTCTATTTTTAAAACATTTGCTCTTGATGTAAAATTCTAACAAGCAGATAAAGGGAAAAAGTTTATGATGACGAATATCTTTGATAGAATGCCACGGAGGCTAATATGGACGTTTTAACGCTATTAGAAATAGTAAGCGCTTTATCCTTTATCGCTATGACAGCCTATCTTACCGGTCGTAGCCGCTTTATTATGCGTTGCACCCATTATCCCTACCACCCGGCCAGTCAATTCTCCTTGATTGTGCTATTTTCCTTTCTGTCGATTATAGGCAATTACAGCACCCTGCCCTGGGGCGATCCGGTAGTCACGACACGCATGATCGGTATATTATTGGCCGGTCTGGCCGGTGGTCCGATTGCGGGAGTTTGTGTCGGTCTCATTAGCACCACATATCTGATTCTGGTAGAAAACGCAGCTTTAATTCCCGCCCTTTATATGATATTTGCCGGGACATTATCCGGATTGCTGCGGTTTCGCTTTAGCTTTCACCAGATTAAGCCCCTGACCGGAGCCGGAATTGCGCTATTTGTTGAATTACTTCAACTTATATTTAATACAATGCTTACCAATACCACAGCCGCGATGCTGTTATTTAATGTTAAGGCCGCCGTGTTTACTATGCTTGTCAGTATTCTTGGCGTATGGCTGTTTCTGTTCATTATCAATTGGATTGCAGCAGAACAGGATATTTACGGAGCACGGGCAGCGCAATTATCATTAGAAATTGCCAGTCGCACGCTCCCCTATCTTAGACTGGGTTTCAATACCCACTCAGCCACCGTAACGGCGCAAATCATCTACGAACTGACCGAGGCAGATGCAGTATCCGTTACCGGCAGGTATAAGCGGTTAGCCTTTGTCGGACAAGGAGCGGAACACCATAGGCCGGGTGAACCCATTCTCTCTACCGCAGTAAAGGATGCCATTGCCGATAAAACAATAAAAATTATTAATACACCGGCAGACCGGGGATGTCCTTATCCTGCTTGCCCGTTAAAAGCCGGGGTTGTGGTGCCGTTGTTTACCGGAAATAACATAGTTGGAACCATCGAGCTGGCTCGGACTAGTGGTGAATCGGTGTCAGAACTAGATATCCACATTGCGGATGGTCTTGCTAAATTGCTGTCCGTACAAATTCAACTGGCGGAAATTGATGAGCAGCGGAAAATGAGGGAAAAGGCCGAACTCAAAGCACTTAGGGCACAAATTAACCCTCACTTTCTCTTTAATACGATTAATATTATTATGTCCTTTTGCCGCACCGACCCGGATAAGGCCCGTAATCTGCTGGGGAGTTTGGCCACACTGATGCTGCGGGGCTATTCCAACCAGGACGAGCTGATAACACTGGAAGATGAGCTTGCGTCCATTACGGCTTATCTCGAAATTGCCAGATCCCGTTTCGGCGACAGGCTCGATATTGCCGTAAATATTGATGACACCGCTGCACTAGCCTTGATACCGGCCTTATCACTGCAACCGTTAGTAGAAAACGCTTTAAACCACGGACTCTTTCCCAAACTAGGCCATTGCCTGCTGGCAATGGAAGCCTATATTGAAGAAGATACGCTAATTGTTTCTGTTACAGATAATGGCATTGGTATTCCAGCACAAAAGTTAGAGCAAATCCAGGACGGTCATTCTGAAGGCGTCGGTATAAACAATGTCAATAAACGTTTAACCAGTCTCTACGGGTCAAAATATGGCCTGACAATAACTTCCCAGCCGCCGTTTGGTACCGAAGCCAGACTGTGTATTCCTTTCGTGCCTCAAATATCAACCGTTCAGGAGAAAGGAGTGTATCATGAAAACAAAAGCTGTGATTGTTGATGATGAACTGCCTATTTGCGATGAAATTGAATTTCTGCTAAGCCAGCAGAATGATGTTGAAGTATGTAAAAAGTTTACCAGTTGCATAGATGCGCTTGTTTATATTTTGGACAGAAAGCCCCAATTGGTGTTTTTGGATATCAATATGCCCGGTATGTCTGGTATGGAAATGGCGCAAAAGCTAAGCATCCTCCAGAATCCCCCCTATATAGTCTTCATTACCGCCTATCCTGAACATGCTGTCGAAGCCTTTAATACCCCGGCTGTCGCCTATATTACCAAACCTGTTACACAAGAAAAACTTGCCAAGGCATTAGCCAAAATCCGCAATCTGTCTGCAAAAGCTCCTCCGGAAAAAGGGACACTGACAGCAAAAGTCTGTGTCGTATCTGGTGATAAAATTGTGCCGCTAAATAAAAAGGATATTGTTTTTATTTATGTCAAAGACAAAAACGTTTACGTACGCACCCATACTAACGAGTTCTCAACAATGTTAACATTACAGGAATTTGATAACCTCTTGACTGAAACTAACTTTTTCCGCATCCACCGTCAATATGTAATTAACTTAGATGAAATACTGGAAATTACCCCTTGGTTTCACGGTTCCTATCTATTACGTATGAATGATTTCTCTAAACAGGAAGTGCCTGTCAGCCGCAACCGGGTAAAAGCCTTTAGGACAGCGCTTGGGCTTAAATAGATAGTGGCAAGGAGGTTTAGCCGTGGGATTAGGTCTGAAAGCTAAACTTACAGTGTTTGCTGTAGGAATAGCTTTATTGGTCTGTTTAGTGGCAAGCATTCTCATTATCAGGGATATGCAAATTCAGATTGAAACAGCGATGGCCGAAAAATCCAAATCAGATCTTGCCACCGCACTGGAAATTACCGATTATATGCTTCCCGGCTCCTGGCAGGTGAAAAATGGCGAATTATACAAAGGGCAGTATCGCATTAATGACAATACCGAGCTGGTAGACAAGATTGCCCGCTTAACAGATGATACGGTTACGATATTTTTAAATAATACCCGTGTGGCTACCAATATCATGCGGGACGGCACCAGAGCAACCGGTACAGTTGCTGCCGACTATGTTACCGAGACAGTGCTTACCAATGGCAATCTCTATATTGGAGAAGCGGAAGTTGTCGGCGAAAACTACCAGACTTGCTACGCCCCGCTTAAAGATGATTCCGGCAACATTATTGGCATGTTCTACATCGGCGTCTCGAAAAAATTGGCAGACCAGCTTAGACACAGCTTTACATCGATTGCAGTATTATCTGCTCGAATTGCCTTGCTGTTCGCATTGGCTGGCACCTGCTTTATCCCGTTGGATACCTGGTCAATCGGCTTTGACAATCGTCCTGTGCTCTGTTGGAAGAAAAACTCTACACATGGAAAAACGCCACGCTGATTGCGTGGCGTTTTTTAATCTTATAATCCTATATCTTACTTCACTGTTATTTCTTCTGTAGCTGCAATTTTGGCAGCTCCGCTTGATTCAAACTTTTTATTGCTAAGAGCCAAGGTAATGAGCAAGCCAAGGAACAAGAGTACCGCTGCCGCCACGAAGGTATACTGGGCAGCCTGATTAGCAAAATTATCTTTCAGAAAAGCTACGATTTGCGGACCAACGATACCGCCACAGCCCCATGCGGTAAGAATGGTGCCATAAACAATCGGCATCAGCTTCTGACCGAATACATCAAGGACAAAGGAAGGCATAGAACCAAATCCGCCGCCATAGCAGAGCAGGACATAGCAGACAAGTACACCAAAGACAATAGGATTGCTAACAAACAGCAAAGCAATAAATACCAGCAGTTGTGTACCGAGAATGAGACGGAATGTCTGAACCCGGCCGATTTTATCGGATAAACCGCCCCAGAAGAAACGGCCTACACCGTTAAAGATGGAACTAACGGCAATTAAGGTAGCACCGGCAGCGGCCAACCCGGCAATCACCTGCGGGTCTGACAGGGTGGCTGGATCCATAGTCTTTTTCAAAAGATCCTGTAATAAAGGAGATTGGAAACTGATAAACATAATACCTGCAATAATATTAAAGAAGAAAACAGTCCACATCATCAGAAATTTACCGGACATAATACATTCTCTCGCTGTAATTGCATCCTGCGAAGCTTGCGCTGACGCTGAAGTGGCCGGAGGGGTATAGCCTGGCGGCACGAAACCAGCAGGCGGATTAATCATGTAGTAACCTGCCGGTAAGGTAATGAAGAACATGACCGTACCTACATAAGAAAATACCAGAACAAGATTGCCACCTGTCATGCTCATAAAGATGGGAGCCAGAATTTTTGCCATAATGAGGGCGCCAAAACCAAAGCCCATAACTACCATACCGGTAATAAATCCCTTTTTGTCAGGAAACCACTTGGCAGCAGTTGCTACCGGAGTTACATAACCAAGACCCAAACCAATCCCACCAATAACACCATACCCGACATAGAGGAGTCCTAGGCTTTTGATGGAAAGCGCATAGGCAGCAATCAGATAGCCGAGACTGAATAAGAAACCGCCTGTCATGGCAAGCTTGCGCGGTCCGAATTTAGGAAGATTAATGCCGCCCCAGGCTGCAGCCAGCCCGAGAGAGAAAATGGCCAGGCTAAATGCCCAAGCTGCTTCGGAGTTAGTCCAATTGTTGGCATCCATAACTGGCTTTTGGAAAAAGCTCCAGGCATACACAGTTCCCAGGGCAACCTGCAGCAAGGTACCCATGATGGCTATCACCCATCGGTTTGGAATATTTTGTTTTTCTGTTCCCATAGTTCTTCTCTCCTTTACATAGTTCCATTGGTAATAGTAACTTTTGTTGTCAGCTGACATCGGAGCAAAGACGGTATTACAATAAAATGGTTTTGTGGCAATTGAGTATATACGAAATATTCGCATTACTTAAGCGACATGCTTCCGGCGCCGTGAAAGCTGCCACCCTATCAAATGAGACCTCTTTTACATTACTATTATAGCCACCATCAAAACAATCCCGCCACACTATCCTGCTGAACGGTATAAACTTCGCGCCGAAATGACCCATTTACCAACCGATGTGTCATTGTTTCTCAGCCTCGAATATTTTACCAAACAAAAAAATAAGCTTCGAGACTACTCAAAGCTTATTTTGTGGTGGGCGATGACAGGATCGAACTGCCGACATCCTGCTTGTAAGGCAGGCGCTCTCCCGGCTGAGCTAATCGCCCATAATTTGCAAAAGGAGGTTCTTCGCTTTCGCTCAGAACTAAGCGATTCGCACAGGTTCTGGTATCGCTTTCGCTCTCCAAAACCTGGCTCTCTGCTTATCACTCAGGTTCTCATTTCGCCTATCGGCTCGTGAGAACCTGGTTCGCTGCTTATGGTGACCCGTAAGGGAATCGAACCCTTGATACCGCCGTGAAAGGGCGGTGTCTTAACCGCTTGACCAACGGGCCATGAACAATTCTAACAAGGAATACTCTTCTTCACTACCGCTCAGAAGTAAGCGACTCACTCGGGTTCTCATTTCGCCTATCGGCTCGTGAGAACCCGGTTCGCTGCTTATGGTGACCCACGATGGACTCGAACCATCGACACCCTGATTAAAAGTCAGGTGCTCTACCGACTGAGCTAGTGGGTCGTCTTCACAAGATAGAATTATACAAGATACATATAGGCTTGTCAATAATATTTTCCGGAAAAATCGCAAAGTCAAAAAGAGATAACCCGCCAATGCAGGTTATCTCTTTTTGTTAATAGTTTAAAACATATCGGCAAGGATAATTGTCTGTTCGCGGCCAGGGCCAACAGAAACGATCCCGATTTTAATATCGGCAACCTCGCTCAGGCGTTCAATATAACGGCGGGCATTAAGCGGCAGCTCATCATAGCTTCGTACATGGCTTGTCGGCTCCTCCCAGCCTGGCAGTTCCTCATAGATCGGCTCAACCTGGGCAAGCACTTTAAGGCTGGCAGGGAATTCATTCAGGAGTTCGCCTTTATATTTGTAACCGGTGCAAATCTTGAGCGTCTTTAACCCATCAAGAATATCCAGACGGGTAATTGCCATATAGTCGATTCCGCTCACATAACCGGCATAACGCACTACGCAGGCATCCATCCAGCCGCAGCGGCGCGGACGTCCGGTAGTGGTGCCATATTCATGCCCCCGTTCCCGGATAGTGTCACCAACCTCATCAGTAAGCTCGGTCGGGAAGGGACCTTCACCAACACGGGTGGTATATGCTTTTACTACGCCAATAACCTTATGAATTTGGGTTGGCCCTACTCCGGCACCGATGCAGGCACCGCCGGCAATCGGGTGTGAAGAGGTTACATAGGGGTAAGTTCCATGGTCTAAATCCAGAAGGGTGGCCTGCGCGCCTTCAAACAGCACTTTTTTATCGTTTTTGATAGCCTGATGCAGCACAGCAGCAGTGTCTGTCACATAGGGTTTAAGCTGACGGGCATATTCCAGATACTCTGCTTTTACTTCTTCATAATCAAAGCCTTCTACCCCATAAACCGCTTTCAGCAGATGGTTTTTGGCTTCCAGGTTATATTCTAACTTAGAGCAGAATTCTTCCTCATCCATCAAATCAACCATGCGGATGCCGGAACGGGAATTCTTATCCATATAGCAAGGGCCGATTCCCCGCTTAGTGGTGCCGATTTTGCGGTCGCCGCGGGACTCTTCCTCCACTTCGTCAAGCAGACGGTGATAGGGCATGATTACATGGGCGCGGTTGGACACTTTAAGGGCCGAAGTATCGATGCCTTTATCCTGCATCCCTTTCAGTTCTTTAAGCATAACCGCCGGGTCAACCACCACGCCGTTGCCCACTACGCAGGTTTTACCTGAATATAATATGCCTGACGGCAATAAATGCAGCTTAAACTCATTGCCATTAACAACAACGGTATGACCGGCATTGTTACCTCCCTGGTAACGAACAACCACATCGGCCTTTTCGGCCAGGAAATCAACAATTTTACCTTTACCTTCGTCGCCCCATTGGGTGCCGATAACCACTACAGAAGACATAGGATCAATCCTTTCTCTTTCTTGTTAAAATATAAGGTAAACTAAAATTACCGGTTTGCTTTATAAGCCAAACCGGGCCATGATGGTATCTACATGTCTGAGATAATGAGAATATTCGAAGCACTCTTCAATCTCTGCCGGGGATAAATATTGTTTAATATCCGGGTCGGCAATTACATTGCTTTTAAAGTCGGCGC
Proteins encoded in this window:
- a CDS encoding histidine kinase; this translates as MDVLTLLEIVSALSFIAMTAYLTGRSRFIMRCTHYPYHPASQFSLIVLFSFLSIIGNYSTLPWGDPVVTTRMIGILLAGLAGGPIAGVCVGLISTTYLILVENAALIPALYMIFAGTLSGLLRFRFSFHQIKPLTGAGIALFVELLQLIFNTMLTNTTAAMLLFNVKAAVFTMLVSILGVWLFLFIINWIAAEQDIYGARAAQLSLEIASRTLPYLRLGFNTHSATVTAQIIYELTEADAVSVTGRYKRLAFVGQGAEHHRPGEPILSTAVKDAIADKTIKIINTPADRGCPYPACPLKAGVVVPLFTGNNIVGTIELARTSGESVSELDIHIADGLAKLLSVQIQLAEIDEQRKMREKAELKALRAQINPHFLFNTINIIMSFCRTDPDKARNLLGSLATLMLRGYSNQDELITLEDELASITAYLEIARSRFGDRLDIAVNIDDTAALALIPALSLQPLVENALNHGLFPKLGHCLLAMEAYIEEDTLIVSVTDNGIGIPAQKLEQIQDGHSEGVGINNVNKRLTSLYGSKYGLTITSQPPFGTEARLCIPFVPQISTVQEKGVYHENKSCDC
- a CDS encoding LytR/AlgR family response regulator transcription factor, producing the protein MKTKAVIVDDELPICDEIEFLLSQQNDVEVCKKFTSCIDALVYILDRKPQLVFLDINMPGMSGMEMAQKLSILQNPPYIVFITAYPEHAVEAFNTPAVAYITKPVTQEKLAKALAKIRNLSAKAPPEKGTLTAKVCVVSGDKIVPLNKKDIVFIYVKDKNVYVRTHTNEFSTMLTLQEFDNLLTETNFFRIHRQYVINLDEILEITPWFHGSYLLRMNDFSKQEVPVSRNRVKAFRTALGLK
- a CDS encoding cache domain-containing protein, yielding MGLGLKAKLTVFAVGIALLVCLVASILIIRDMQIQIETAMAEKSKSDLATALEITDYMLPGSWQVKNGELYKGQYRINDNTELVDKIARLTDDTVTIFLNNTRVATNIMRDGTRATGTVAADYVTETVLTNGNLYIGEAEVVGENYQTCYAPLKDDSGNIIGMFYIGVSKKLADQLRHSFTSIAVLSARIALLFALAGTCFIPLDTWSIGFDNRPVLCWKKNSTHGKTPR
- a CDS encoding L-lactate MFS transporter, whose protein sequence is MGTEKQNIPNRWVIAIMGTLLQVALGTVYAWSFFQKPVMDANNWTNSEAAWAFSLAIFSLGLAAAWGGINLPKFGPRKLAMTGGFLFSLGYLIAAYALSIKSLGLLYVGYGVIGGIGLGLGYVTPVATAAKWFPDKKGFITGMVVMGFGFGALIMAKILAPIFMSMTGGNLVLVFSYVGTVMFFITLPAGYYMINPPAGFVPPGYTPPATSASAQASQDAITARECIMSGKFLMMWTVFFFNIIAGIMFISFQSPLLQDLLKKTMDPATLSDPQVIAGLAAAGATLIAVSSIFNGVGRFFWGGLSDKIGRVQTFRLILGTQLLVFIALLFVSNPIVFGVLVCYVLLCYGGGFGSMPSFVLDVFGQKLMPIVYGTILTAWGCGGIVGPQIVAFLKDNFANQAAQYTFVAAAVLLFLGLLITLALSNKKFESSGAAKIAATEEITVK
- a CDS encoding adenylosuccinate synthase, producing the protein MSSVVVIGTQWGDEGKGKIVDFLAEKADVVVRYQGGNNAGHTVVVNGNEFKLHLLPSGILYSGKTCVVGNGVVVDPAVMLKELKGMQDKGIDTSALKVSNRAHVIMPYHRLLDEVEEESRGDRKIGTTKRGIGPCYMDKNSRSGIRMVDLMDEEEFCSKLEYNLEAKNHLLKAVYGVEGFDYEEVKAEYLEYARQLKPYVTDTAAVLHQAIKNDKKVLFEGAQATLLDLDHGTYPYVTSSHPIAGGACIGAGVGPTQIHKVIGVVKAYTTRVGEGPFPTELTDEVGDTIRERGHEYGTTTGRPRRCGWMDACVVRYAGYVSGIDYMAITRLDILDGLKTLKICTGYKYKGELLNEFPASLKVLAQVEPIYEELPGWEEPTSHVRSYDELPLNARRYIERLSEVADIKIGIVSVGPGREQTIILADMF